The following are encoded together in the Planococcus antarcticus DSM 14505 genome:
- a CDS encoding TerD family protein produces MNQMLQIGANTVLSSSDGSVVISYEISNSIDISLTAFLLTDSDKVQGDSGIIFYNQPESSSGVASLIPSEKVGNTKVHKINFDMSKVPEGISKIAITLTEDNGTGFSNVKNLKAEIGVENSSIRLTRSSFTNENGIVVVELYLRNGQTKAKSIWRGFDSGLEGLCKNYGVEVEPEEQKRPSEPEIIEQQTLKETDKTLANPENTNIQNTSSSINFEKVKGKISLEKGQKPVIIEKTSEITATVSWKTGTDYDIYALVYTQKGKQIDVAMFGAQGTPPLRIFGNGAVEHMGDVTRNNRSTKTEVIKLRLTDEILAVVPVVYSAQSNGTGSFYRYKVSMSIDNHNGTSVTVFAKNANNNDRVYSCVPGILHNTQDGVIISPLEIYSATNSENRPVLKMGSSNMVEVIMDKGPKNNYK; encoded by the coding sequence ATGAATCAAATGTTACAAATCGGAGCAAATACAGTTTTAAGTTCCTCTGACGGAAGTGTGGTTATTAGCTATGAAATTTCTAATTCGATAGATATCTCCTTGACGGCTTTTCTTTTAACTGATTCGGACAAGGTACAAGGAGATAGTGGGATTATATTTTATAACCAACCAGAGAGTTCTTCTGGCGTAGCTAGCCTTATACCATCTGAGAAAGTTGGTAATACAAAAGTACATAAAATTAATTTTGATATGAGTAAAGTTCCTGAAGGTATTTCTAAAATAGCCATAACTCTTACAGAAGACAACGGTACCGGATTTTCAAACGTAAAGAATTTGAAGGCTGAAATAGGTGTTGAGAATTCTAGTATTCGATTAACCCGGTCTAGCTTCACAAATGAAAATGGAATTGTAGTAGTAGAATTGTATTTAAGGAACGGTCAAACAAAAGCAAAGTCCATTTGGCGTGGATTTGATTCTGGACTTGAAGGGTTATGCAAAAATTATGGTGTCGAGGTTGAACCTGAAGAGCAAAAAAGGCCTTCTGAACCTGAAATTATTGAACAACAAACGCTAAAAGAAACTGATAAGACGCTAGCTAATCCTGAAAATACAAATATACAAAACACATCATCATCAATAAACTTTGAAAAGGTAAAAGGCAAAATAAGCTTAGAAAAAGGGCAAAAGCCAGTTATTATTGAAAAAACATCAGAAATTACTGCTACAGTATCTTGGAAGACTGGAACAGATTACGATATATATGCATTAGTCTATACACAAAAAGGCAAGCAGATAGATGTGGCTATGTTTGGAGCACAAGGAACGCCTCCTTTAAGGATTTTTGGCAATGGAGCAGTGGAGCATATGGGGGATGTTACAAGAAATAACCGATCAACTAAGACAGAAGTAATCAAGTTAAGATTAACTGATGAGATTCTGGCAGTAGTTCCTGTGGTGTATTCTGCCCAGTCGAATGGTACGGGTTCATTCTATAGATACAAAGTGTCTATGAGTATAGACAATCATAACGGAACCTCGGTTACCGTATTCGCCAAGAATGCAAATAATAATGATAGGGTGTATTCCTGTGTTCCAGGAATACTTCATAACACGCAAGATGGAGTTATTATAAGTCCATTGGAAATTTACAGCGCAACGAACTCAGAAAATAGACCTGTACTTAAGATGGGGTCTTCAAATATGGTAGAAGTTATAATGGATAAAGGTCCAAAAAACAACTACAAGTAG
- a CDS encoding NAD(P)H-binding protein yields the protein MKIIVFGATGGVGQFVVKQAVESGFEVTTFVRTPTKLEGTHENLTVIKRDAFH from the coding sequence ATGAAAATCATCGTATTTGGTGCAACGGGCGGTGTGGGTCAGTTCGTCGTAAAGCAGGCAGTAGAAAGTGGGTTTGAGGTTACAACGTTTGTCCGGACACCAACGAAGTTAGAAGGTACACACGAGAATTTGACGGTTATTAAAAGAGATGCCTTCCATTAA
- a CDS encoding Gfo/Idh/MocA family protein produces the protein MGFKVGIIGCGSITKMRHAPEYTANPYVDEIVFYDRNLDRSQAMAELFGGSVAQSVDELFDDPSIVAISDCSSNEHHHLFSTQALLSGKHVLCEKPISLTVENGREILAAQKKSGKKLMVDHNQRFTRAHQKAREIIASGELGKVLTFRTAFGHSGPEAWGINKTKSTWFFKKERSGFGVGGDLGIHKIDLLHYLLDDEIVQVSAFQGALHKVDENGQPIEVCDNLVCSLATRKGRIGNAAFSWTYYGEEDNSTIVYCEKGIMKIYHNEQYQLEIIMQSGEKINYELEAIQTNDNQTKSGVIDAFIDSIRLDQEPIVTGEDALKSLKVILGIMEAAETKQVITIEKESFFYK, from the coding sequence ATGGGCTTCAAGGTAGGCATAATCGGATGCGGATCCATTACAAAAATGCGCCATGCACCGGAATATACGGCAAATCCATATGTCGATGAAATCGTTTTTTACGACCGCAATCTCGACCGTTCCCAAGCGATGGCGGAACTGTTTGGCGGTAGCGTCGCACAGAGCGTCGATGAATTGTTTGACGATCCCAGCATCGTTGCAATCAGCGATTGTTCGTCGAATGAGCATCACCACTTATTCTCTACCCAAGCGCTGTTGAGCGGAAAGCATGTGCTATGCGAAAAACCGATTTCATTGACGGTAGAAAATGGGAGAGAAATTCTGGCGGCACAGAAAAAATCCGGAAAAAAACTGATGGTGGACCATAACCAGCGTTTTACACGCGCACATCAGAAAGCAAGAGAAATTATTGCCAGCGGGGAATTGGGTAAGGTGCTGACGTTCCGTACGGCATTCGGACACTCAGGTCCTGAAGCCTGGGGCATCAATAAAACCAAGTCCACATGGTTTTTCAAAAAAGAGCGGTCGGGGTTTGGCGTTGGCGGGGATCTCGGCATCCACAAAATCGATTTGCTGCATTATTTGCTTGACGACGAAATTGTCCAAGTAAGCGCGTTTCAAGGAGCTTTGCATAAAGTGGATGAGAATGGTCAACCGATTGAAGTTTGCGACAATTTGGTATGCAGCTTGGCAACCCGAAAAGGGCGTATCGGGAATGCTGCGTTCTCCTGGACGTATTACGGAGAAGAAGACAACAGCACCATCGTCTATTGCGAGAAAGGCATTATGAAAATTTATCATAACGAACAGTACCAGCTTGAAATCATTATGCAATCGGGCGAAAAGATAAATTATGAGCTGGAAGCGATTCAAACGAACGATAACCAGACAAAAAGCGGCGTTATTGATGCTTTTATCGATTCTATTCGTTTGGATCAGGAGCCGATTGTTACTGGAGAGGATGCACTAAAGTCGCTGAAAGTCATATTGGGCATCATGGAAGCTGCGGAAACAAAACAGGTCATCACTATCGAAAAAGAGTCCTTTTTTTATAAATGA
- a CDS encoding DUF4317 domain-containing protein has translation MNKKEIADIRKRFKLDTDLLKIAEIYNVYIQQESSEIFHEESRSFSLLDREQQELFLDNFKKVLGGKLDAKMFEVKFQPQEEGQADHTQRLLYEGLEADEVAEWKANMQRIALKMVEDRPYEKDMVVTFIRGNYFKTTRRQPDETEIDMRDEVYKTSFILCSMNQTELPKSSLVFDFVEKEYKANVLVDPVIKLSSPIGGFLFPSFTDNSADIHHILYAAGKANKPDFQFIENVLNGDEIITAEEEKAVFEEIVKAVIGGDEVNSRTLAGVYDEINQMLVVAEESDDGEESAPILDTTEITRVLKASGVKDVSPEKVERAFQQVVEDKTYEMKASHIVPSYSSKSIKISTKVANIAISPQDLRYVKQVNYNGKRCILIEVEEDTMIEGFKLLAEEELE, from the coding sequence ATGAATAAAAAAGAAATAGCCGATATTCGTAAACGATTTAAACTGGATACCGATTTATTGAAAATTGCTGAAATTTATAACGTCTACATTCAGCAGGAAAGCAGTGAGATCTTTCACGAGGAGAGCCGCTCGTTTTCTTTGTTAGACCGGGAGCAACAAGAGCTGTTTCTTGATAATTTTAAAAAAGTATTAGGCGGAAAATTGGATGCCAAGATGTTTGAAGTGAAGTTCCAGCCGCAAGAAGAAGGGCAAGCCGACCATACGCAGCGGCTCCTGTATGAAGGGCTTGAGGCAGATGAAGTCGCTGAATGGAAAGCCAATATGCAGCGCATCGCCTTGAAGATGGTGGAAGACCGTCCCTATGAAAAAGACATGGTCGTCACGTTCATTCGCGGAAATTATTTTAAAACAACGAGACGCCAGCCCGATGAAACGGAAATCGATATGCGGGATGAAGTGTATAAGACGTCGTTTATCCTTTGCAGCATGAACCAGACCGAACTGCCGAAAAGCTCGCTGGTATTTGATTTTGTGGAGAAAGAGTATAAGGCGAATGTGCTGGTCGATCCCGTCATTAAACTTTCTTCGCCAATCGGTGGATTCCTGTTCCCGAGCTTCACGGACAATTCCGCAGACATTCACCACATTTTGTATGCAGCAGGCAAAGCGAATAAACCGGATTTTCAGTTTATCGAGAATGTCTTGAACGGTGATGAAATCATTACAGCCGAGGAAGAGAAAGCAGTATTTGAAGAAATTGTCAAAGCCGTAATTGGCGGAGATGAAGTGAATTCGAGAACTCTCGCCGGTGTATATGATGAAATCAATCAAATGCTGGTCGTGGCAGAAGAAAGTGATGATGGCGAAGAAAGTGCGCCGATTTTGGATACGACCGAGATTACACGTGTATTGAAGGCAAGTGGTGTAAAAGATGTCAGTCCGGAAAAAGTGGAAAGGGCTTTTCAGCAAGTAGTTGAAGACAAAACCTACGAAATGAAAGCCAGCCATATCGTTCCAAGCTATTCGTCAAAATCCATCAAAATCAGCACAAAAGTAGCGAATATTGCGATCAGTCCCCAAGACTTACGTTACGTCAAACAAGTCAATTACAACGGCAAACGCTGCATTTTGATCGAAGTGGAAGAAGACACCATGATTGAAGGGTTTAAGCTGTTGGCGGAGGAAGAGTTGGAGTAG
- a CDS encoding GNAT family N-acetyltransferase, with product MDKESILNGDMNLLFESERCCVRHFINADIDDFLLYRNNPKWMKFQGFKGLLREEYEEILLKEPLVESGAQFAVISKADHSLVGDIFIKKVTDTFWIGYTVSPLVKRQGYAYEIANSMILWIKQQGEYKIKAGVALENKSSIRLLEKLGFLQLAEENGELIYLLPQDK from the coding sequence ATGGATAAAGAGTCAATATTAAATGGTGACATGAATTTGCTGTTTGAGTCTGAAAGGTGTTGTGTACGGCACTTTATTAATGCAGATATTGATGACTTTTTGTTGTATCGGAATAATCCGAAATGGATGAAATTTCAAGGATTCAAAGGATTATTGAGAGAAGAATATGAAGAAATCTTATTGAAGGAACCTTTAGTAGAGAGTGGAGCGCAGTTTGCGGTAATAAGTAAAGCTGATCACTCTCTGGTTGGTGATATTTTTATTAAAAAGGTAACGGACACTTTTTGGATTGGATATACAGTAAGTCCTTTAGTTAAAAGACAAGGTTATGCATACGAAATAGCCAATTCAATGATTTTGTGGATAAAACAACAAGGCGAATATAAGATAAAGGCTGGCGTTGCACTCGAAAATAAATCTTCTATAAGGTTGTTGGAAAAATTAGGTTTTTTACAGCTTGCCGAGGAGAATGGGGAATTAATTTATTTATTGCCTCAAGATAAATAG
- a CDS encoding nucleoside deaminase, producing the protein MISETDLTYLRHCVELAETALEKGDEPFGSILVSAAGDVLFEDHNHVAGGDHTQHPEFAIARWAANNLSLEERSKATVYTSGEHCPMCSAAHGWAGLGRIVYASSSKQLSEWLSEMGAAPSRVRNLAIEEVIKDTVVDGPVAELAELMRQLHQRSFETRR; encoded by the coding sequence ATGATTAGCGAGACGGATTTAACGTATTTGCGACATTGTGTGGAATTAGCAGAAACGGCATTGGAAAAAGGTGATGAGCCGTTCGGATCGATTCTTGTTTCAGCTGCTGGAGACGTTCTTTTTGAAGATCATAACCATGTAGCAGGAGGCGACCATACACAGCATCCTGAGTTTGCGATTGCACGGTGGGCAGCGAATAATCTGTCACTTGAAGAAAGAAGCAAAGCGACAGTTTATACTTCAGGCGAACATTGTCCGATGTGTTCAGCGGCTCATGGCTGGGCAGGTTTGGGAAGAATCGTTTACGCAAGTTCGTCTAAGCAATTGTCCGAGTGGTTAAGTGAGATGGGCGCGGCACCGTCGCGTGTTCGAAATTTGGCTATTGAAGAGGTTATTAAGGATACGGTAGTCGATGGTCCTGTCGCTGAACTAGCAGAGTTGATGCGTCAACTTCATCAGCGCTCATTTGAAACGAGACGGTAA